From Streptomyces sp. NBC_00775, one genomic window encodes:
- a CDS encoding LacI family DNA-binding transcriptional regulator yields MEPQARPRRVTIVDVARHAQVSTTAVSKVLRNAYGASPEMRAKVRRAIDELGYRPNAGARGLRGQTYTIGVMLPDIRNPFFPEILDGVTASLADTEYQVLLGPGCNGEKEEARVTEAMIDRGMDGIILVAPVSSRAHLECVGTAVPTVVIGRHGSSPAYDTVADDDVEGAALIIGHLATLGHRRIAHIEHHETDPTRLTEMPNARRADGYRQAMRKHGLEEWIDVVSTSYTQDGGYRGTKELLARPVRPTAVFAGADIVAMGVLEAVAEAGLSVPGAISVAGYDNTTFAAFGPISLTSVDQGGREMGKNAVRLLLERITDRGRRSAQVTLSPTLVPRRSTARPAE; encoded by the coding sequence ATGGAGCCGCAGGCCCGGCCTCGACGCGTCACCATCGTCGACGTTGCGCGTCACGCGCAGGTGTCCACCACCGCAGTGTCCAAGGTGCTGCGCAACGCGTACGGCGCCAGCCCCGAGATGCGCGCCAAGGTGCGCCGCGCGATCGACGAACTGGGCTACCGGCCGAACGCCGGCGCCAGGGGCCTGCGCGGACAGACGTACACCATCGGCGTGATGCTGCCCGACATCCGCAACCCCTTCTTCCCCGAGATCCTCGACGGCGTCACCGCCTCGCTGGCGGACACCGAGTACCAGGTGCTCCTGGGGCCGGGCTGCAACGGGGAGAAGGAGGAGGCCCGCGTCACCGAGGCGATGATCGACCGCGGCATGGACGGCATCATCCTGGTCGCACCGGTGTCGTCACGCGCCCATCTGGAGTGCGTCGGCACCGCGGTGCCGACCGTCGTCATCGGCCGCCACGGGTCATCCCCCGCGTACGACACAGTGGCCGACGACGACGTCGAGGGCGCCGCCCTGATCATCGGCCACCTCGCCACCCTCGGACATCGCCGGATCGCCCACATCGAGCATCACGAGACCGACCCGACACGCCTCACGGAGATGCCCAACGCCCGCCGCGCCGACGGTTATCGCCAGGCCATGCGGAAGCACGGACTGGAGGAGTGGATCGACGTGGTCTCCACCAGCTACACCCAGGACGGCGGCTACCGGGGCACGAAGGAGCTGCTGGCCCGTCCCGTCCGGCCCACGGCCGTCTTCGCCGGAGCGGACATCGTCGCCATGGGCGTGCTCGAAGCGGTCGCCGAGGCCGGGCTGTCCGTTCCCGGCGCCATCTCGGTGGCCGGATACGACAACACCACGTTCGCCGCGTTCGGCCCGATCTCGCTCACCAGCGTCGACCAGGGCGGCCGCGAGATGGGCAAAAACGCCGTACGCCTCCTCCTGGAACGGATCACCGACCGTGGCCGCCGGTCGGCCCAGGTCACCCTCTCCCCCACGCTCGTGCCACGACGGTCCACCGCGCGACCGGCGGAGTAG
- a CDS encoding helix-turn-helix transcriptional regulator, translating to MERATEKVKGHTTGATSDLGAYLRARRAQVTPEQAGLTAPPGPRRTPGLRREELATLAGISIDYYVRLERGKETHPGPAVIDALARALLLDASEHRHLRELASRAAYAPEAPPAPGHTVRPQLMALLESVRPNAAYVVSRTLDLLAFNPGALRLFAGLADWPPPRRNFARYAFLHPLARDVLDDWDEQARACVGRLRALAGTEPDAPDLADLVDELLAKSPDFADLWNRFDVKPHAPDAKTFHHPDVGDLHLGYESMPLEHSQKQRFVVFFAEPGTADHDKLTLLDTEHDELGSGTGDKNTGEPRLTT from the coding sequence ATGGAGCGCGCAACGGAGAAGGTGAAGGGTCACACGACGGGTGCCACGAGCGACCTCGGCGCCTATCTGCGCGCCCGCCGTGCGCAGGTCACCCCCGAGCAGGCCGGGCTGACCGCACCCCCCGGCCCGCGCCGCACGCCGGGCCTGCGCCGGGAGGAGCTCGCCACGCTCGCCGGGATCAGCATCGACTACTACGTACGCCTGGAACGCGGCAAGGAGACCCACCCCGGCCCCGCGGTCATCGATGCCCTCGCCCGCGCCCTGCTCCTCGACGCGTCCGAGCACCGGCACCTGCGCGAGCTTGCTTCCCGTGCCGCCTACGCCCCCGAAGCGCCCCCCGCACCCGGCCACACCGTGAGACCACAGCTGATGGCGCTCCTCGAGTCCGTGCGCCCGAACGCGGCCTACGTCGTCAGCCGCACCCTGGACCTGCTCGCCTTCAACCCCGGCGCGCTCCGGCTCTTCGCCGGCCTGGCCGACTGGCCGCCGCCGCGGCGGAACTTCGCCCGCTACGCCTTCCTCCACCCCCTCGCCCGCGACGTACTCGACGACTGGGACGAGCAGGCCCGCGCCTGCGTCGGCCGGCTGCGCGCCCTGGCAGGCACCGAACCGGACGCCCCGGACCTGGCCGACCTGGTCGACGAACTCCTGGCGAAGAGCCCGGACTTCGCCGACCTGTGGAACCGCTTCGACGTCAAACCGCACGCCCCGGACGCCAAGACCTTCCACCACCCCGACGTCGGCGACCTCCACCTCGGCTACGAGTCGATGCCGCTGGAGCACAGCCAGAAGCAGCGGTTCGTCGTGTTTTTCGCAGAGCCGGGCACTGCCGACCACGACAAGCTGACCCTTCTCGACACGGAACACGATGAGCTGGGCTCCGGGACGGGCGACAAGAACACCGGCGAGCCGCGGCTGACGACTTGA
- a CDS encoding aldo/keto reductase, whose protein sequence is MQSVTLNNGVEMPVLGFGVFQIPAGQTEQAVIEALAAGYRLLDTAASYENEEAVGRAIKSSGIPREELFVTTKLYVQDAPAEENTKRAFEMSLAKLGLDYVDLYLMHQPYGDVYGQWRAMEALNQQGRAKAIGVANFYPDRLLDLIINNEITPAVNQIETHPFFQRADYQDLMREHEVQIQSWGGFAEGKNDLFTNPLLSEIGEKHGKSVAQVVLRWLVQRGVVAIPKSVRPERMAENLDVFGFELTDEQMAAIATLDTGASLFFDHRDPAMVQWLSARRVNG, encoded by the coding sequence ATGCAGAGCGTCACCCTGAACAACGGTGTCGAGATGCCGGTCCTCGGCTTCGGCGTCTTCCAGATCCCGGCGGGGCAGACCGAACAGGCCGTCATCGAAGCCCTCGCGGCCGGTTACCGGCTGCTCGACACGGCCGCCTCCTACGAGAACGAGGAGGCCGTCGGCCGCGCCATCAAGAGCAGCGGCATCCCACGCGAGGAACTGTTCGTCACCACCAAGCTGTACGTCCAGGACGCGCCCGCCGAGGAGAACACCAAGCGGGCTTTCGAGATGTCGCTGGCCAAACTCGGCCTGGACTACGTCGACCTGTACCTGATGCACCAGCCCTACGGCGACGTGTACGGCCAGTGGCGTGCCATGGAGGCGCTGAACCAGCAGGGCCGGGCCAAGGCGATCGGCGTCGCCAACTTCTACCCGGACCGGCTCCTCGACCTGATCATCAACAACGAGATCACCCCGGCGGTCAACCAGATCGAGACCCACCCGTTCTTCCAGCGCGCCGACTACCAGGACCTGATGCGCGAGCACGAGGTCCAGATCCAGTCCTGGGGCGGGTTCGCCGAGGGCAAGAACGACCTGTTCACCAACCCGCTGCTGAGCGAGATCGGCGAGAAGCACGGCAAGTCCGTGGCCCAGGTGGTGCTGCGCTGGCTCGTCCAGCGAGGCGTCGTCGCGATCCCCAAGTCGGTCCGGCCCGAGCGCATGGCGGAGAACCTCGACGTCTTCGGCTTCGAGCTCACCGACGAGCAGATGGCGGCCATCGCCACCCTCGACACCGGGGCATCGCTGTTCTTCGACCACCGCGACCCGGCGATGGTCCAGTGGCTCAGCGCGCGGCGCGTGAACGGCTGA
- a CDS encoding flavodoxin produces the protein MTAGAAIGACSASPASPRPDESESAERPGTPAPGARTVLLAYFSRPGENYYNGGRRNIEVGNTEVLARMIADRIDCDVHRIQAADPYPAGYDATVRRNVREQDTAARPAVANPLASIDRYDTILLGSPVWNVRAPMIMTTFAEALDFRGRTVVPFTTHAMSGLGTTARDYAASCPGATIAEGLAVRGEEVRDAGAAVDTWLRRIGLPAS, from the coding sequence ATGACAGCAGGTGCCGCGATCGGCGCTTGTTCCGCCTCCCCCGCCTCGCCACGTCCGGACGAATCCGAGTCCGCCGAGCGGCCCGGCACGCCTGCCCCGGGTGCCCGCACTGTCCTGCTGGCCTATTTCTCCCGGCCGGGCGAGAACTACTACAACGGCGGACGCCGGAACATCGAGGTCGGCAACACCGAGGTCCTGGCCCGCATGATCGCCGACCGGATCGACTGCGACGTCCACCGCATCCAGGCCGCGGACCCCTACCCGGCCGGCTACGACGCGACCGTCCGGCGCAACGTCCGTGAGCAGGACACCGCCGCGCGTCCGGCCGTCGCCAACCCGCTGGCCTCCATCGACCGTTACGACACGATCCTGCTCGGCAGCCCCGTCTGGAACGTCCGCGCTCCCATGATCATGACGACGTTCGCCGAAGCCCTCGACTTCCGCGGCAGGACCGTCGTCCCGTTCACCACCCACGCCATGAGCGGCCTGGGCACCACCGCACGCGACTACGCCGCCTCCTGTCCCGGAGCGACGATCGCCGAGGGCCTCGCGGTACGCGGCGAGGAAGTCCGGGACGCCGGTGCCGCCGTCGACACCTGGCTGAGGCGCATCGGACTGCCCGCCTCGTGA
- a CDS encoding SDR family oxidoreductase: MTSTTPLTVLVVGATGSIGTLVVAEALRQGHQVKALVRDPGRARTVLPQAALLVTGDLTDADTLKEAVDGIDAVVFTHGSHGRPGQAELIDYGAVRNTLTALGDQAARISLMTAIGVTGRPRNADGTVRDDMITDAHAWKRRGERLVRASGRPYTIVRPGWFDYNAPGQLALTMLQGDTRHAGDPSDGVIARRQIAQVLVSALTSPEADHKTLELVAEHGPAPSDLAPLFAALTAEVPGSLDAALDSANMPLDAEPAPVRQDLEAVRHA; encoded by the coding sequence ATGACAAGCACCACCCCTCTGACCGTCCTGGTCGTCGGTGCCACCGGCAGCATCGGAACCCTCGTCGTCGCCGAAGCCCTCCGACAGGGCCACCAGGTGAAAGCCCTCGTCCGCGATCCCGGGCGCGCCCGGACCGTGCTGCCGCAGGCCGCTCTGCTCGTCACCGGGGACCTCACCGATGCCGACACGCTCAAGGAGGCCGTCGACGGCATCGACGCCGTGGTCTTCACCCACGGCTCCCACGGCCGGCCCGGCCAGGCGGAACTCATCGACTACGGGGCCGTCCGCAACACCCTGACGGCGCTGGGCGACCAGGCGGCGCGGATCTCACTGATGACCGCGATCGGCGTCACGGGCCGCCCCAGGAACGCCGACGGCACAGTCCGCGACGACATGATCACCGACGCCCACGCGTGGAAGCGCCGCGGTGAACGCCTGGTCCGCGCCAGCGGGCGCCCGTACACGATCGTCCGCCCGGGCTGGTTCGACTACAACGCTCCCGGCCAGCTCGCCCTGACGATGCTGCAGGGCGACACCCGGCACGCCGGCGACCCCAGCGACGGAGTCATCGCCCGCCGGCAGATCGCCCAGGTCCTCGTCTCCGCGCTCACCTCGCCCGAGGCCGACCACAAGACCCTCGAACTCGTCGCCGAGCACGGGCCCGCCCCCTCCGACCTCGCCCCGCTGTTCGCCGCCCTCACCGCCGAGGTGCCCGGCTCCCTCGACGCCGCCCTGGACAGCGCCAACATGCCGCTCGACGCCGAACCCGCACCCGTACGGCAGGACCTCGAAGCCGTCCGTCACGCCTGA
- a CDS encoding aldo/keto reductase, with protein sequence MSPLTMTLSNGVEMPALGLGVFQTPPDVTTASVEEALRVGYRHIDTAAAYGNEREVGDGIRRSGLARDEVFIETKLWISDYGYDNALHAFDKSAGKLGVDQLDLLLLHQPLPSAFDRTLDAYRALEKLLADGRVRAIGVSNFMPEHLERLLSETSAVPAVNQIEVHPYFQQTALQRLHGEHGILTQAWSPIGGITSYGGAEKRTFDDPVLLEIARGHGKSAAQVMLRWHLQEGRSAIPKSTKPARIAENFDVFDFELTTEQLAAIDALDTGVRGGPEPADITLENYGREIPEA encoded by the coding sequence ATGTCCCCCCTCACGATGACTCTGAGCAACGGTGTGGAGATGCCCGCTCTCGGGCTCGGCGTCTTCCAGACCCCGCCCGACGTCACGACCGCCTCGGTCGAGGAAGCCCTGCGCGTCGGCTACCGCCACATCGACACGGCCGCCGCCTACGGCAACGAGCGGGAGGTCGGCGACGGCATCCGCCGCTCCGGCCTCGCCCGCGACGAGGTGTTCATCGAGACGAAGCTCTGGATCAGCGACTACGGCTACGACAACGCGCTGCACGCCTTCGACAAGAGCGCGGGCAAACTCGGCGTCGACCAGCTCGACCTGCTGCTGCTCCACCAGCCCCTGCCCTCCGCCTTCGACCGCACCCTCGACGCCTACCGGGCGCTGGAGAAGCTGCTCGCCGACGGCCGGGTACGGGCCATCGGCGTCAGCAACTTCATGCCCGAGCACCTGGAGCGCCTGCTGTCCGAGACGTCCGCCGTGCCCGCGGTCAACCAGATCGAGGTCCATCCGTACTTTCAGCAGACCGCGCTGCAGCGCCTGCACGGCGAGCACGGCATCCTGACCCAGGCGTGGTCGCCCATCGGCGGCATCACCTCCTACGGCGGCGCCGAGAAGCGGACCTTCGACGACCCGGTCCTGCTGGAGATCGCCCGCGGTCACGGCAAGTCGGCCGCGCAGGTGATGCTGCGCTGGCATCTGCAGGAGGGCCGCTCGGCGATCCCGAAGTCGACCAAGCCCGCCCGCATCGCCGAGAACTTCGACGTCTTCGACTTCGAGCTGACCACCGAGCAGCTCGCCGCGATCGACGCGCTCGACACCGGCGTACGCGGCGGACCGGAGCCGGCCGACATCACGCTGGAGAACTACGGACGCGAGATCCCCGAGGCGTGA
- a CDS encoding MFS transporter → MTSTQAPAPGSAATTPAGGRTTSPAFALGAALLGFFVITLDALIVSVALPTIGADLGGGMTGLQWVVDGYTLMLAALLLSAGSVSDRIGARQAFGMGMGLFLIASASCGLAPTLPVLVAARLVQGAGAAVMMPATLALIREAYPDAAHRARALGFWALGGSVGSAAGPLLGGALSAVDWRWIFFINLPVGAVALGLLTRVARSPRRPVPFDWTGQISAVLAMGGLTYALIEGGEYGFRHAPVIAAFAVSVLALAVFLRSQARGRHPMLPLTFFRSRPVTVTLLAGFTLNIGFYGLTFLLSLYFQQLRGLSALAAGIAFLPMTLLTGVVALQTARLVGKFGARLVMTSGMWIMAAGLLLLFFLPGTTPVWLVAVLMIPVSLGGALAVPAMTGLMLESVRPEQAGLASGVLNTSRQFGGALAVAVFGALVADQANFLHGMRVSLFIGAALLVATAMAGGLLLRPTASTQRREPHPCRT, encoded by the coding sequence ATGACCAGCACGCAGGCGCCCGCTCCGGGCAGCGCCGCCACCACTCCGGCCGGCGGCAGGACCACCAGTCCGGCCTTCGCGCTCGGTGCCGCACTGCTCGGCTTCTTCGTCATCACCCTGGACGCGCTGATCGTCAGCGTTGCCCTGCCCACCATCGGCGCCGACCTCGGCGGCGGTATGACGGGGCTGCAGTGGGTCGTCGACGGCTACACCCTGATGCTCGCCGCGCTGCTGCTGTCCGCCGGGTCCGTCTCGGACCGGATCGGCGCCCGGCAGGCGTTCGGCATGGGCATGGGGTTGTTCCTTATCGCCTCGGCGTCCTGCGGCCTGGCGCCCACGCTGCCCGTCCTGGTCGCGGCCCGCCTGGTGCAGGGCGCGGGCGCGGCGGTCATGATGCCCGCCACCCTCGCTCTGATCCGCGAGGCGTACCCGGATGCCGCCCACCGCGCCCGTGCCCTTGGGTTCTGGGCGCTGGGCGGCTCGGTCGGCTCGGCCGCGGGGCCTCTGCTGGGCGGCGCGCTGAGCGCCGTGGACTGGCGGTGGATCTTCTTCATCAACCTGCCGGTCGGCGCCGTCGCCCTGGGGCTGCTCACCCGCGTCGCCCGCTCCCCGCGGCGTCCCGTGCCCTTCGACTGGACCGGGCAGATCAGCGCGGTCCTGGCGATGGGCGGTCTGACGTACGCGCTGATCGAGGGCGGCGAGTACGGCTTCCGCCACGCCCCCGTGATCGCCGCCTTCGCGGTGTCAGTGCTGGCGCTCGCAGTGTTCCTGCGGTCGCAGGCCCGCGGCCGCCACCCGATGCTGCCGCTCACCTTCTTCCGCTCCCGCCCGGTGACCGTCACCCTGCTGGCCGGGTTCACCCTCAACATCGGCTTCTACGGTCTGACGTTCCTGCTCAGCCTCTACTTCCAGCAGCTGCGCGGCCTGTCCGCGCTCGCCGCCGGCATCGCGTTCCTGCCGATGACGCTGCTGACCGGCGTCGTGGCCCTCCAAACCGCCCGGCTGGTAGGCAAGTTCGGCGCCCGGCTCGTCATGACCTCCGGAATGTGGATCATGGCGGCGGGCCTGCTGCTCCTGTTCTTCCTGCCCGGGACCACCCCCGTGTGGCTGGTCGCGGTCCTGATGATCCCGGTCTCCCTCGGCGGTGCCCTCGCCGTACCCGCGATGACCGGACTGATGCTGGAGAGCGTGCGGCCGGAGCAGGCGGGCCTCGCCAGTGGCGTCCTCAACACCTCCCGCCAGTTCGGTGGGGCTCTCGCCGTCGCCGTCTTCGGCGCCCTCGTCGCGGACCAGGCGAACTTCCTGCACGGCATGCGCGTCAGCCTGTTCATCGGCGCGGCGCTGCTGGTGGCGACCGCCATGGCCGGCGGGCTGCTGCTCAGGCCGACCGCGAGCACCCAAAGACGGGAGCCGCATCCATGCCGCACATGA
- a CDS encoding MarR family winged helix-turn-helix transcriptional regulator has translation MSDSTHQPLPQRRIPLVRGPLGLSQLPPAAADLVLLGDLTGRYASGSYSRLASDGQTVSLRADHQGAAEHGHRITAAIACHVARAGGTLDQLTQLLLHPEHEGGRHTRTIALRSGQTRALDYIRRVWASASEAVSTTSALGSRHDAYEVLAALRDRIETTPWRGERGRTALRVLRAHLNFAETAGGPLHHASERQTAEEAGISRTTLRAVYETVLKPQGWLRRLRVGHGREGSTWYLNARPSRFRTTQYPPDPALEEWPTPETATTADIDSTVLGRLMGHDAFAHHGLGSSALVIISALHQRPDQIIGELVGTSSVSRATAYRTLRRLAEHGLVHHTGETWALAPRALEGLGSSLPVPGPGLDVVPAQGWDTVAERYDTRGLAAQRKALHAAQRTAYREALDRLAEHRSKAMVIVRDGHQVLVPAPRPDEIPSAWHAPDGCVLDPLTGHAAPDWRIATDGRLILTTPSDQRSYNELAAAHAEARSEWESAA, from the coding sequence GTGTCAGACAGCACTCACCAACCACTCCCCCAACGACGCATCCCCCTTGTACGCGGCCCGCTGGGCCTGTCCCAACTCCCCCCGGCTGCTGCCGATCTCGTCCTGCTCGGCGACCTCACCGGCCGCTACGCCTCCGGCAGCTACAGCAGACTCGCCTCCGACGGGCAAACCGTGTCTCTGCGCGCGGATCACCAGGGTGCGGCCGAGCACGGGCACCGGATCACCGCGGCCATCGCATGCCACGTGGCCCGCGCCGGCGGCACCCTCGACCAACTGACGCAGCTCCTGCTGCACCCCGAGCACGAAGGCGGACGGCACACCCGCACCATCGCACTGCGCTCCGGGCAGACTCGCGCCCTGGACTACATCCGCCGGGTGTGGGCCAGCGCCTCGGAAGCGGTCAGCACCACCAGTGCGCTGGGCTCCCGGCATGACGCGTACGAGGTTCTCGCCGCGCTGCGCGATCGCATCGAGACCACTCCTTGGCGCGGGGAGCGGGGACGGACCGCCCTGCGGGTGCTGCGGGCGCATCTGAACTTCGCCGAGACCGCGGGCGGCCCCCTGCACCACGCCAGCGAACGGCAGACCGCGGAGGAAGCGGGCATCTCCCGCACGACACTGCGGGCCGTCTACGAGACCGTCCTCAAACCTCAGGGTTGGCTGCGCCGGCTGCGGGTCGGCCATGGCCGCGAAGGCTCGACCTGGTACCTCAACGCTCGGCCGTCTCGTTTCCGGACCACTCAGTACCCCCCCGACCCGGCACTTGAGGAGTGGCCCACCCCTGAGACGGCCACGACGGCCGACATCGACTCCACCGTCCTCGGCCGGCTGATGGGTCACGACGCCTTCGCCCACCACGGCCTCGGCAGCTCCGCCCTAGTGATCATCAGCGCTCTGCACCAGCGCCCCGACCAGATCATCGGCGAGCTCGTCGGCACGTCTTCGGTCTCCCGGGCGACCGCCTACCGGACCCTACGGCGCCTGGCCGAGCACGGCCTCGTCCACCACACCGGCGAGACCTGGGCCCTCGCACCACGTGCACTGGAGGGCCTCGGCAGCAGCCTCCCGGTCCCCGGTCCCGGACTCGACGTCGTGCCGGCACAGGGCTGGGACACGGTCGCCGAGCGGTACGACACCAGGGGACTCGCTGCCCAGCGCAAGGCTCTGCACGCCGCCCAACGCACCGCGTACCGGGAGGCGCTGGACCGGCTCGCGGAGCACCGCAGCAAGGCCATGGTGATCGTCCGCGACGGCCATCAGGTCCTCGTCCCCGCGCCACGCCCCGACGAGATCCCCTCCGCGTGGCACGCCCCCGACGGGTGCGTCCTGGATCCGCTCACCGGCCACGCCGCTCCCGACTGGCGGATCGCCACGGACGGTCGCCTGATCCTCACTACCCCCTCCGACCAGCGCAGTTACAACGAGCTGGCCGCCGCCCATGCCGAAGCCCGCAGCGAATGGGAGTCCGCAGCGTGA
- the cysS gene encoding cysteine--tRNA ligase, giving the protein MSIRLYDTYASQVRDFVPITPGCVSIYLCGATVQAPPHIGHIRSGLNFDIMRRWFAYRGYDVTFVRNVTDIDDKIIAKSRETGLPWWQIGYANERAFNAGYSALGCLPPTGEPRAAGHVTEMIEMMRDLIERGFAYESEGNVYFSVTSYPDYLALSHQQLDNLLQPESEGETGKRDPRDFAMWKAARPGEPSWETPWGRGRPGWHLECSAMAHKYLGRAFDIHGGGRELVFPHHENEIAQSKAFGDDLAQYWLHNAWVTLRGEKMSKSLGNSVLVSEMAQRWRPIVLRYYLGTPHYRSTIEYSEEALREAETGFNRIEGFVQRVTEQHGTVEPAPHVPPAFAEAMDDDFGVPQALAVVHTAVRQGNAALAADDKESVVARLAEVRAMLGVLGLDPLDPQWAGPQQGEDLNGVVDALVQLVLEQRQAARERKDYVTSDAIRDLLTQAGITIEDRADSSRWTLS; this is encoded by the coding sequence GTGAGCATTCGCTTGTACGACACCTACGCCAGCCAGGTCCGTGATTTCGTCCCGATCACACCGGGCTGTGTCTCGATCTACCTGTGCGGCGCGACCGTGCAGGCCCCGCCGCACATCGGGCACATCCGCTCCGGGCTGAACTTCGACATCATGCGTCGGTGGTTCGCCTACCGGGGCTACGACGTGACCTTCGTGCGGAACGTCACCGACATCGATGACAAGATCATCGCGAAGTCGCGGGAGACCGGGCTGCCCTGGTGGCAGATCGGCTACGCCAACGAGCGTGCGTTCAACGCCGGTTACTCCGCGCTGGGCTGCCTGCCGCCCACCGGCGAGCCAAGAGCTGCCGGGCACGTGACCGAGATGATCGAGATGATGCGAGACCTGATCGAGCGCGGCTTCGCCTACGAGTCCGAGGGCAACGTCTACTTCAGCGTCACCTCCTACCCGGACTACCTCGCGCTCTCGCACCAGCAGTTGGACAACCTGCTGCAGCCGGAGAGCGAGGGCGAGACCGGCAAGCGGGACCCGCGCGACTTCGCCATGTGGAAGGCGGCCAGGCCGGGGGAGCCGAGCTGGGAGACCCCGTGGGGCCGGGGCCGTCCCGGCTGGCACCTGGAGTGCTCGGCGATGGCGCACAAGTACCTCGGCCGGGCCTTCGACATCCACGGCGGCGGTCGGGAGTTGGTCTTCCCGCACCACGAGAACGAGATCGCCCAGTCCAAGGCGTTCGGAGACGACCTCGCCCAGTACTGGCTGCACAATGCCTGGGTCACCCTGCGCGGCGAGAAGATGAGCAAGTCGCTGGGCAACTCGGTGCTGGTGTCGGAGATGGCGCAGCGCTGGCGGCCGATCGTGCTCCGCTACTACCTGGGCACCCCGCACTACCGCTCGACGATCGAGTACAGCGAGGAGGCCCTGCGCGAGGCCGAGACCGGGTTCAACCGGATCGAGGGCTTCGTCCAGCGGGTCACCGAGCAGCACGGCACGGTCGAACCTGCGCCGCACGTGCCCCCGGCGTTCGCCGAGGCGATGGACGACGACTTCGGCGTGCCGCAGGCGCTGGCCGTCGTCCACACCGCCGTCCGGCAGGGCAACGCCGCGCTCGCGGCGGACGACAAGGAGAGCGTGGTCGCGCGCCTCGCGGAGGTCCGCGCGATGCTCGGAGTGCTCGGCCTCGACCCGCTGGACCCCCAGTGGGCCGGACCACAGCAGGGAGAGGACCTGAATGGCGTCGTCGACGCCTTGGTCCAGCTGGTGCTGGAGCAGCGCCAGGCCGCGCGGGAACGCAAGGACTACGTCACGTCGGACGCCATCCGGGATTTGCTGACGCAGGCAGGCATCACCATCGAGGACCGCGCCGACAGCTCCCGCTGGACCCTCAGCTGA